A single region of the Engraulis encrasicolus isolate BLACKSEA-1 unplaced genomic scaffold, IST_EnEncr_1.0 scaffold_93_np1212, whole genome shotgun sequence genome encodes:
- the LOC134445031 gene encoding uncharacterized protein LOC134445031 — translation MESLYECEVCNKKFTLKSNLTRHTKLHFPKQHACEECGKSFATQPQLDLHSKQHQYPNIPLYKPGEARLRCTAAAKAEAENPNKKVDPTWLDPVKAEAAAREAGGGEMWRGQLVITWGKYAGQTFRWLLENDAGWVAWILAEYSHQGELNDLLKWQKERLQEYVHNFPSVTCLVDKKLKNTSWMSPRSLSPPTSPPWHSSPQPQLPARSLPCHHRRSSPLCPPASTWRVGRGTGRSHPHLPKHLASPSQTSNG, via the exons ATGGAGAGCCTCTATGAATGTGAGGTGTGCAATAAGAAGTTCACTCTCAAGTCGAACCTCACACGGCACACAAAGCTCCATTTTCCCAAGCAGCATGCCTGTGAGGAGTGTGGGAAGAGCTTCGCTACCCAACCCCAGCTGGACCTGCACAGCAAGCAGCACCAGTACCCCAACATCCCCCTGTACAAACCGGGAGAGGCCCGCTTGAGGTGCACGGCAGCTGCCAAGGCTGAGGCGGAGAACCCCAACAAGAAGGTGGACCCGACCTGGCTGGACCCCGTGAAGGCAGAGGCTGCTGCCAGAGAGGCCGGAgggggagagatgtggagaggccAGCTCGTCATCACCTGGGGCAAGTACGCCGGGCAGACTTTCAGGTGGCTGCTGGAGAATGACGCTGGTTGGGTGGCCTGGATACTGGCAGAATATAGTCACCAGGGTGAGCTAAATGACCTCTTGAAGTGGCAGAAGGAGCGCCTGCAGGAGTATGTCCACAACTTCCCCTCTGTCACCTGTCTAGTTGACAAGAAGCTGAAG aACACCTCCTGGATGAGTCCCAGGTCCCTGTCACCACCCACATCACCACCGTGGCACAGCTCACCCCAGCCGCAGCTGCCAGCCAGGAGCCTGCCGTGCCACCATCGCAGGAGCAGCCCTCTGTGTCCTCCGGCATCCACCTGGAGGGTTGGCAGAGGTACTGGGAGGAGCCACCCTCATCTGCCCAAGCACTTGGCATCGCCCTCCCAAACATCAAATGGATGA